The proteins below are encoded in one region of Bifidobacterium catenulatum DSM 16992 = JCM 1194 = LMG 11043:
- a CDS encoding Gp19/Gp15/Gp42 family protein: MMSGDDMIAFATVDDLVARWRVLSDSEERQAEVLLDDASDLIRTECPRYAAANPMTLKRIACAIVKRAMLTGDDAAGISQSTQTAGPFSESLTYSNPAGDLYLTSAEKRSLGYGRQRAFSISLDGGADA; the protein is encoded by the coding sequence ATGATGTCCGGCGACGACATGATCGCGTTCGCCACCGTCGACGATCTGGTCGCACGTTGGCGCGTCCTGTCCGATTCGGAGGAACGTCAGGCTGAAGTCCTGCTGGATGATGCGAGCGACCTGATCCGCACCGAATGCCCGAGATACGCGGCAGCGAATCCGATGACGTTGAAGCGCATCGCATGCGCGATCGTGAAAAGGGCCATGCTGACTGGTGACGATGCGGCTGGAATCAGCCAGTCCACCCAGACGGCAGGGCCTTTCTCGGAATCGCTCACGTATTCGAATCCGGCCGGCGACCTGTATTTGACGAGCGCTGAGAAGCGGTCTTTGGGATACGGCCGCCAGCGGGCGTTTTCCATCAGCTTGGATGGTGGTGCGGATGCTTGA